In the genome of Massilibacillus massiliensis, one region contains:
- a CDS encoding methyl-accepting chemotaxis protein, whose translation MNKLFLFMQTLDRKTKLKTKLTFGFAAIALIPLFIIIIFNGILSYNAEIEATHTLNQTAAVNAAKEIDDMLLNRINLLHSMAKLQKMQEMKPDEIIPLLQSFKTSFPDISNMFVCDINGQQIARDAGENQNVSDRSYIKPILSGAKAISVSDVVSSKYSNKSIFILSVPIKNSQDKVIGSLSATMDLSLLKFIVSSSTQNQLSQAFLADSQGNLIMHSNEETAKSLTNISSLAPVSNAMIKNTGAVRYTTAEGSDMIAGYAPINQSNWSFVVETDKNNAISNSRKQLTFSLFTCLVTAIFVVLIAFGLTKILTKPIKGLAKQTKLVANGDLTQTITVHAEDEIGELSHAYNNMIQQLKLLTTKIQSSAEKVNAASDGLTLSSEEVAQGVANAAEAISLVAANAQSQMTHVDNTNQLINNISAHIHNVTENVKSVSTQTAAATQTIANGNISIEKAIAQMNNIQSTVTGSTKRANQLGEKSIRIGQIIDTISNIASQTNLLALNAAIEAARAGEQGRGFSVVAEEVRKLAEQSQEAAHEITGLINDIQTETDTVVSGMKEETLQAEIGTQVVNEAGVAFQDIAKVIAATTEKIIEISKKVEDIESERTKIVTAINEIEHMSKQNSEQTQSISATTEEQSATMQEISASSNELSKLAQALIEEVNKFKV comes from the coding sequence TTGAACAAACTATTTCTATTCATGCAAACACTAGATCGTAAAACCAAACTAAAAACAAAACTTACTTTCGGATTTGCTGCCATAGCACTCATTCCATTGTTCATCATCATTATTTTTAATGGGATTTTATCTTACAACGCTGAAATTGAAGCTACACATACACTAAATCAAACAGCCGCTGTAAATGCTGCCAAAGAAATTGATGATATGTTACTCAATAGAATTAATCTGCTGCATTCCATGGCAAAACTTCAAAAGATGCAGGAAATGAAGCCAGATGAAATCATTCCTCTATTGCAATCTTTTAAAACGAGTTTCCCGGATATCAGCAATATGTTTGTCTGTGATATCAATGGACAGCAAATTGCCAGAGATGCCGGAGAAAACCAAAACGTCAGCGACCGTTCTTATATCAAACCGATCTTATCCGGTGCAAAAGCAATATCGGTAAGTGACGTGGTTTCTTCTAAATACTCCAATAAATCAATTTTCATCCTATCCGTTCCGATCAAGAACAGTCAAGATAAAGTGATTGGCTCACTCTCGGCAACCATGGATTTAAGCCTTTTAAAGTTTATCGTCTCATCGTCTACACAAAATCAACTAAGTCAGGCATTTTTAGCTGATTCACAGGGCAATTTGATTATGCACTCAAACGAGGAAACCGCGAAATCACTAACAAATATAAGCAGTCTAGCCCCCGTTTCAAACGCAATGATTAAAAACACAGGCGCGGTTCGTTATACCACGGCTGAAGGCAGTGATATGATCGCCGGCTATGCACCGATCAATCAATCCAACTGGTCATTTGTCGTAGAAACAGATAAAAATAACGCCATTTCCAATTCACGTAAACAGTTGACTTTTTCACTCTTTACTTGTCTCGTCACTGCAATTTTTGTTGTACTGATTGCTTTTGGTTTAACAAAAATATTAACCAAACCGATTAAGGGCTTAGCAAAGCAAACTAAACTGGTTGCAAACGGAGATTTAACCCAAACAATTACAGTGCATGCGGAAGATGAAATCGGCGAATTAAGCCATGCCTATAATAATATGATTCAACAATTAAAACTTTTAACGACCAAAATTCAATCCAGCGCCGAGAAAGTAAACGCAGCGAGTGATGGTCTCACCTTAAGCAGTGAAGAAGTAGCGCAAGGTGTAGCGAATGCAGCAGAAGCAATCTCTCTGGTAGCGGCAAACGCACAATCACAAATGACACATGTAGATAACACAAATCAATTAATCAACAATATTTCTGCACATATTCATAATGTAACAGAAAATGTGAAGTCTGTATCAACGCAGACTGCTGCTGCAACGCAAACGATTGCCAACGGAAATATCTCGATTGAAAAAGCCATTGCGCAAATGAATAACATCCAGTCTACGGTAACCGGATCTACCAAGCGCGCAAACCAATTAGGAGAAAAATCGATCCGTATTGGACAGATCATTGATACGATCTCTAACATTGCGTCACAGACCAACTTACTCGCTTTAAATGCTGCTATAGAAGCAGCCAGAGCCGGCGAACAAGGACGCGGATTTTCAGTGGTTGCTGAAGAGGTACGCAAACTGGCTGAACAATCACAAGAAGCCGCACATGAAATTACAGGGCTTATCAATGATATTCAAACTGAAACTGACACTGTGGTCTCTGGTATGAAAGAGGAAACACTGCAAGCCGAAATCGGTACGCAAGTCGTAAACGAAGCAGGCGTTGCATTCCAAGATATCGCAAAAGTAATTGCTGCCACTACGGAAAAAATCATTGAAATCTCAAAGAAGGTTGAAGACATTGAATCCGAACGGACAAAAATCGTTACTGCAATCAATGAGATTGAGCATATGAGTAAGCAAAACTCTGAACAAACCCAAAGCATTTCAGCAACTACAGAAGAACAATCTGCAACGATGCAGGAAATCTCCGCATCGAGCAATGAATTATCCAAACTGGCACAAGCGCTAATCGAAGAAGTAAATAAATTTAAAGTTTAA
- a CDS encoding tRNA 2-thiocytidine biosynthesis TtcA family protein, which yields MKIHLPQTHFSRLMRAIVEFNLIEEGDNILIGLSGGKDSTFLTYALAVMRDRLPKNFTLAAITIDPMFTEDFDSTPIAEFCKKLSIPFYTQAVDIAGTIEEQNGKDPCFTCAFFRRGAINRFAKEHGFNKIAYAHHNDDAVETFLMSLLYSGQLKTFLPKTYLDRTDLTVIRPLVYFREEEVRDTISIHGFSPIDSPCPINGKTKRQEVKELIATLSKENPMLYSHLAAGMRDNAVIELWPDTQNREQMKEKYTTFMYPQKNL from the coding sequence ATGAAGATCCACTTACCACAAACACATTTTAGCCGTTTAATGCGGGCAATTGTAGAATTCAATTTGATCGAAGAAGGCGATAACATCCTGATTGGTTTATCCGGCGGCAAAGATAGCACTTTCTTGACGTATGCGCTCGCTGTTATGCGTGACCGTTTGCCAAAAAACTTTACACTTGCCGCGATTACCATAGATCCAATGTTTACTGAGGATTTTGACAGTACACCAATCGCTGAATTTTGTAAGAAATTATCGATCCCGTTCTATACACAAGCCGTTGACATTGCCGGCACAATCGAGGAGCAAAATGGAAAAGATCCTTGTTTTACTTGTGCTTTTTTCCGCCGCGGCGCGATCAATCGCTTTGCGAAAGAACATGGCTTCAACAAAATTGCTTATGCACATCATAATGATGATGCCGTCGAGACTTTTTTAATGAGCCTGCTCTATTCTGGTCAACTAAAAACATTTCTACCAAAAACATATCTTGACCGCACAGATTTAACTGTCATTCGACCGCTGGTATATTTTAGAGAGGAAGAAGTCCGTGATACGATCTCCATTCATGGCTTCAGTCCTATTGATAGCCCGTGTCCGATCAATGGCAAAACCAAACGGCAAGAAGTCAAAGAACTGATTGCCACATTAAGCAAAGAGAATCCAATGCTATATTCACACTTAGCCGCCGGCATGCGCGATAACGCCGTTATCGAACTTTGGCCGGACACACAAAATCGTGAACAGATGAAAGAAAAATATACTACATTTATGTATCCCCAGAAAAATTTATAA
- a CDS encoding putative manganese-dependent inorganic diphosphatase — MKGSKPIYTIGHRNPDTDSICSAIGYAYLKRALGENVEPARAGKINSETKYVLETFKIETPKLITDLYPRVKDVILDCKVVVKETDTLRTLGEVMRGNNVKSVPVVGKNKKLTGIVTVSDLAKRYFNELSMQNLAEAEVTLSAIVDVIDGEVLNAGNLDKKITGNVRIAAGSEATIREIVKTGDVVLIGDRNDGSMLTCLDQKIACLIVTGASEVPGNVLTLAEERNLLIISSPHDTYTCARLVNQCIPVSMIMQKSITSFKPTDLLSDIKEVMESTQFRNYPVVEKGRLVGVVSRDQLIIPERERVILVDHNERTQAVEGIEEAKILEIIDHHRLGGIQTSEPIFTRQEPVGCTATIIANMYWQRNVEIPANIAGLLLSAIISDTVLFKSPTCTPVDREAAEKLARIASVDIMEHGMAVLKAGSDVGTMTPVEIAKNDLKEFQIGEYRMIVSQISVMDTAEVLVLKDQLLACMESICKNEGYDMSLLMITDIIAEGTELLFTGKPKSIIVEAFGKSDDEHLISLPGVMSRKKQIIPPMVEAAEK, encoded by the coding sequence ATGAAAGGAAGTAAACCCATTTATACAATTGGTCATCGCAATCCTGATACAGATTCTATCTGTTCTGCCATTGGATATGCGTATTTAAAAAGAGCATTAGGCGAGAACGTCGAACCTGCAAGAGCGGGGAAGATTAATTCAGAAACGAAATATGTGTTGGAAACATTTAAAATCGAGACGCCAAAACTGATTACAGATTTATACCCACGTGTAAAAGATGTAATTTTAGACTGCAAGGTAGTGGTCAAAGAAACTGATACACTGCGCACCTTAGGAGAAGTAATGCGTGGGAATAATGTTAAATCTGTACCGGTTGTAGGGAAGAATAAAAAACTGACCGGGATTGTGACAGTAAGTGATTTAGCAAAACGTTATTTTAATGAATTAAGTATGCAAAACTTAGCAGAAGCTGAAGTTACTTTAAGTGCTATTGTCGATGTCATTGATGGAGAAGTACTCAATGCAGGCAATTTAGATAAAAAAATCACCGGAAATGTTAGAATCGCAGCGGGCAGTGAAGCTACAATTCGTGAAATTGTCAAAACAGGTGACGTTGTATTAATCGGGGATCGGAATGACGGGTCGATGCTTACCTGTTTGGATCAAAAGATTGCTTGCCTTATTGTAACAGGAGCGAGTGAAGTTCCTGGTAATGTTTTAACGCTGGCGGAAGAAAGAAACTTACTCATTATTAGTTCTCCGCATGATACTTATACATGTGCAAGATTGGTAAATCAATGTATTCCGGTCAGCATGATTATGCAAAAAAGTATTACAAGCTTTAAACCGACCGATTTATTGAGTGATATCAAAGAAGTTATGGAATCCACTCAATTTAGAAATTATCCGGTTGTGGAAAAGGGCAGACTCGTCGGTGTCGTAAGCCGTGATCAATTGATTATTCCTGAACGTGAAAGAGTCATCTTAGTGGATCACAATGAACGAACACAAGCGGTAGAGGGCATCGAAGAAGCAAAAATTCTTGAAATCATTGATCATCACCGTTTAGGTGGGATTCAAACCAGTGAGCCGATCTTTACTCGCCAAGAACCGGTCGGTTGTACTGCAACAATTATTGCCAATATGTATTGGCAGCGGAATGTAGAAATTCCAGCCAACATTGCGGGGCTTTTATTATCGGCAATCATTTCCGATACCGTACTGTTTAAGTCGCCAACTTGTACACCGGTGGATCGAGAAGCAGCGGAAAAATTAGCCCGCATTGCGAGTGTTGATATCATGGAGCATGGAATGGCTGTGCTTAAAGCCGGTTCTGATGTCGGTACAATGACACCGGTTGAAATTGCGAAAAATGATTTGAAAGAATTTCAAATCGGCGAATATCGGATGATTGTCAGTCAGATATCCGTTATGGATACAGCAGAAGTACTTGTTTTGAAGGATCAGCTTCTAGCGTGTATGGAAAGTATCTGTAAAAATGAAGGCTATGATATGAGCTTACTGATGATCACTGACATCATTGCTGAAGGCACAGAATTGTTGTTTACAGGTAAACCAAAATCAATTATAGTTGAGGCATTTGGTAAATCAGATGATGAACATCTAATCAGTTTACCAGGGGTAATGTCCCGGAAAAAACAGATTATCCCGCCAATGGTTGAAGCTGCAGAAAAATAA
- the pcrA gene encoding DNA helicase PcrA yields the protein MNIFEGLNAAQKQAVEHTKGPLLIMAGAGSGKTKVLTCKIANLLDHDVAPYNILAITFTNKAAAEMRERVDRLIGSKANDVWLSTFHSFCARFLRREIEAIDGYKRNFIIYDSSDSQTVIKSCLKELNLDEKQYTPSGIQSAISNAKNSLKGVREFEHDADSFFMEKIAEVYKLYQKKLHSNNALDFDDLLMITVVLLQEHEDILQKYQTRFKYILIDEYQDTNTAQYLLAKLLAAKYRNLCVVGDADQSIYGWRGADIRNIMDFENDYPESAVIKLEQNYRSTKNILAAANAVIENNIDRKPKELWTENTTGEKITCYLANDERDEAQFIATTILKQKTIFNVSYGDVAVLYRTNSQSRVLEEGFMRAGIPYTMVGGLKFYDRKEIKDILAYLRVIFNPADTVSLMRIINVPKRGLGDATIGKLNDFALQNDMSLFDVVSNPELVPGLTNRVKKPLELFGEFIFTMMAYQNNLSVKELIEKVMQDSGYLAELEEEKKPENETRIENLKELLSVAKDFAKSGEVPNLENFLSNVALVSDIDNAELEDDRVTMMTLHSAKGLEFPIVFIAGMEEGLFPHSRTLMNETEIEEERRTCYVGITRARRKLYLTNAKMRTIYGKTLCYPQSRFLSEIPDPYLERLVVRANSYGFTNSNNNQIGYSSSFRPTNQMQTAPQIRTAGPVIKPDNNVSWRAGDKAKHGKWGIGTVVSVKGSGEEVELQIAFPDQGIKSLMQKYAPITKA from the coding sequence TTGAATATTTTTGAAGGACTAAATGCCGCACAGAAGCAGGCTGTAGAACATACTAAAGGACCTTTACTCATTATGGCAGGTGCTGGATCAGGCAAAACCAAAGTACTCACTTGTAAAATTGCCAATCTATTAGATCACGATGTGGCACCGTATAATATTTTAGCGATTACATTTACGAACAAGGCTGCGGCCGAAATGCGTGAACGTGTAGATCGCCTGATTGGCAGTAAGGCGAACGATGTTTGGCTTAGTACGTTTCACTCTTTTTGTGCGCGGTTTTTACGACGTGAAATTGAGGCGATCGATGGTTATAAACGCAATTTTATTATTTATGATTCTAGTGATTCACAAACCGTCATCAAATCTTGCTTAAAAGAATTGAATTTAGATGAGAAACAATATACGCCAAGTGGTATTCAATCCGCAATTTCCAACGCGAAAAATTCTTTAAAAGGCGTACGGGAATTTGAACATGATGCCGATTCCTTCTTTATGGAGAAGATTGCCGAAGTCTATAAACTTTATCAAAAAAAATTACACAGCAATAATGCCCTTGATTTTGATGACTTATTGATGATTACGGTTGTGCTCTTGCAAGAGCACGAAGATATTTTACAAAAATATCAAACACGATTTAAGTACATATTAATTGATGAATATCAAGATACGAATACAGCGCAATATTTATTAGCCAAATTGCTGGCAGCAAAGTATCGGAATCTTTGTGTCGTCGGTGATGCCGATCAGAGTATTTATGGCTGGCGGGGTGCCGATATTAGAAATATCATGGACTTTGAAAATGACTATCCAGAGTCGGCAGTCATTAAATTAGAGCAAAATTATCGTTCAACGAAAAATATTTTAGCGGCAGCAAACGCAGTCATTGAAAATAATATTGACCGCAAACCGAAAGAATTGTGGACGGAAAATACGACCGGTGAAAAAATCACCTGCTATTTGGCGAACGATGAACGTGATGAAGCACAATTTATTGCTACGACAATTTTAAAACAGAAAACTATTTTCAATGTTTCCTATGGCGATGTTGCTGTTTTATATCGGACAAATTCGCAGTCCCGCGTATTGGAAGAAGGTTTCATGCGTGCTGGCATTCCCTATACGATGGTAGGCGGATTAAAGTTCTACGATCGCAAAGAAATCAAGGATATCCTTGCCTATCTACGCGTGATCTTTAACCCGGCTGATACCGTAAGTTTAATGCGTATCATTAACGTACCAAAACGCGGTCTTGGCGATGCGACAATTGGCAAACTCAATGATTTTGCTCTGCAAAACGATATGTCCTTATTTGACGTCGTATCGAATCCGGAACTTGTACCGGGGCTGACCAATCGAGTTAAAAAACCTTTGGAATTATTCGGTGAATTTATTTTTACGATGATGGCGTACCAAAATAATCTTTCCGTGAAGGAATTGATTGAGAAAGTCATGCAGGATTCTGGTTATTTAGCAGAATTAGAAGAGGAAAAGAAGCCGGAAAATGAAACGCGGATTGAAAACTTAAAAGAATTATTGAGTGTAGCTAAGGATTTTGCAAAAAGTGGTGAAGTGCCAAACTTAGAAAATTTCTTAAGCAATGTTGCACTTGTTTCTGATATAGATAATGCAGAACTTGAAGATGACCGTGTCACAATGATGACACTTCACTCGGCGAAAGGGTTGGAATTCCCGATCGTGTTTATCGCCGGCATGGAAGAAGGGTTATTCCCGCATTCGAGAACGTTAATGAACGAAACCGAAATTGAAGAAGAACGTCGGACATGTTATGTGGGGATTACGCGTGCACGACGGAAACTCTATTTAACAAATGCAAAAATGCGGACGATTTATGGAAAAACACTTTGCTATCCGCAATCTCGGTTTTTAAGTGAAATTCCTGATCCATATTTGGAACGGCTTGTCGTTCGGGCCAATAGTTATGGATTTACCAATTCCAATAACAATCAAATTGGCTATAGCAGTAGTTTCAGACCAACGAACCAGATGCAGACAGCACCGCAAATCAGAACGGCAGGACCAGTGATTAAACCAGATAACAACGTCTCTTGGCGTGCTGGCGACAAAGCGAAACATGGAAAATGGGGCATTGGCACAGTGGTATCGGTAAAAGGAAGCGGTGAAGAAGTCGAATTGCAAATCGCATTCCCTGATCAAGGTATTAAATCGCTGATGCAAAAATATGCACCGATTACAAAGGCATAA
- the ligA gene encoding NAD-dependent DNA ligase LigA yields MSDKMADQRAAEDEIAILREKIKYHMHRYHVLDNPEIEDYAYDALFNRLKDLEAKYPELVTPQSPTQRVGAPPAAGFKKVTHFTPMRSLGNVFSGAELFAFHQRVQNGLETNEEIEYVVEHKIDGLAINLVYENGILISAATRGDGTVGEDVTANIRTIKSIPLELKENSFGIPSFLEVRGEVYMPNKEFLRLNEEREEMGEPLFANPRNAAAGSLRQLDPKQAAKRSLDAILYGIGAHEGAAITTHMETLEFLQALGFKVNTLYKKFTDVDAAVAYCASWADKRHDLSFAIDGMVLKVNSIEKQEILGATAKDPRWAIAYKFPPEQTTTVIENIAVRVGRTGVLTPTADLTPVLLAGSTISRATLHNEDYIKEKDIRIGDTVVIHKAGEIIPEVISVLTEKRTGKEEPFVMPSTCPECGSLAKRIESEAAYRCTNATCPALIREGLIHFVSRDAMNIEGLGPAVITSLLEAKLLTNVADLYRLTKEQLVQLERMGEKSANNLLSSIERSKQAGLGRVLFGLGIRFVGIKAATTLARYFGDVDTLKECDMETLIELDDIGDKIAQSIAAYFTERAHLSLIEELRQVGVKLTEDKKENAKEQIFAEMTFVLTGTLPTLTRKQASDIIESLGGKVAGSVSKKTTYVLAGEEAGSKLEKAEKLGIAVLDEEQFKALLPQEQ; encoded by the coding sequence ATGAGCGATAAAATGGCAGACCAGCGTGCAGCAGAAGATGAAATTGCGATCTTGCGTGAAAAAATTAAATATCATATGCATCGTTATCATGTGCTTGATAACCCTGAGATTGAAGATTATGCGTATGATGCTTTATTTAATCGGCTAAAGGATCTTGAGGCGAAGTATCCGGAACTCGTTACACCGCAGTCCCCTACACAACGTGTTGGGGCACCGCCGGCAGCCGGATTTAAAAAAGTAACGCACTTTACCCCGATGCGCAGCCTTGGCAATGTTTTTTCCGGTGCAGAGTTATTTGCCTTTCATCAACGTGTACAGAACGGGTTAGAAACCAATGAAGAAATTGAATATGTCGTAGAGCATAAAATCGACGGCCTTGCAATCAATCTTGTCTATGAAAATGGTATTCTGATCAGTGCGGCGACACGGGGGGATGGTACCGTCGGCGAAGATGTTACAGCCAACATTAGAACGATCAAATCCATTCCATTAGAACTAAAGGAAAATTCGTTTGGCATTCCGTCCTTTCTTGAAGTGCGCGGTGAAGTTTATATGCCGAATAAAGAATTTTTGCGGTTAAATGAAGAGCGTGAAGAAATGGGTGAACCTTTATTTGCCAATCCTAGAAATGCAGCAGCCGGCTCGCTTCGGCAGCTTGATCCGAAACAGGCGGCAAAACGTTCTTTAGATGCAATTTTATATGGAATTGGTGCGCACGAAGGTGCAGCGATTACGACACATATGGAAACGCTGGAATTTTTGCAAGCGCTGGGGTTTAAGGTCAATACCTTATATAAAAAATTTACGGATGTGGATGCAGCCGTTGCCTATTGTGCGAGCTGGGCGGATAAACGTCATGATTTATCTTTTGCCATTGATGGTATGGTACTGAAGGTTAACAGTATAGAGAAACAAGAAATTTTAGGCGCTACAGCGAAAGATCCGCGCTGGGCAATTGCCTATAAATTTCCGCCGGAGCAAACAACAACCGTCATTGAAAATATTGCGGTTCGCGTTGGGCGTACCGGCGTACTTACTCCGACTGCCGATCTGACACCTGTATTGCTTGCAGGATCGACGATTAGCAGAGCGACGCTGCATAATGAGGATTACATCAAGGAAAAAGATATCCGCATTGGTGATACCGTAGTCATTCATAAAGCCGGCGAAATTATTCCCGAAGTCATCAGCGTATTAACTGAAAAACGTACCGGCAAAGAAGAGCCGTTTGTTATGCCGTCTACCTGCCCTGAATGCGGCAGTCTTGCAAAACGAATTGAATCTGAAGCGGCTTATCGTTGTACGAATGCCACTTGCCCGGCATTGATTCGGGAAGGATTAATTCATTTTGTGTCGCGTGATGCAATGAATATCGAAGGGCTGGGGCCTGCTGTGATTACCAGCCTATTAGAAGCAAAGCTGCTTACGAATGTTGCTGATTTGTATCGCTTGACCAAGGAACAGCTTGTGCAACTAGAACGGATGGGCGAAAAATCCGCCAATAATTTGCTCAGTTCTATTGAGCGAAGTAAACAAGCAGGCCTTGGGCGTGTTCTATTTGGCCTTGGAATTCGTTTCGTTGGGATTAAAGCCGCGACGACTTTAGCGAGATATTTTGGGGATGTTGATACGTTGAAAGAATGCGATATGGAAACACTGATCGAACTGGACGATATCGGTGATAAAATTGCGCAAAGTATTGCTGCGTATTTTACAGAACGAGCGCATTTGTCCTTAATCGAAGAGCTGCGTCAAGTCGGTGTTAAATTAACGGAAGATAAAAAAGAGAATGCGAAAGAGCAGATTTTTGCTGAAATGACATTTGTACTAACGGGTACATTGCCAACGCTGACGCGGAAACAAGCCTCGGATATCATAGAATCTTTGGGTGGTAAAGTCGCAGGCTCCGTCAGTAAGAAAACAACCTACGTATTGGCCGGTGAAGAAGCGGGCAGCAAATTAGAAAAAGCAGAAAAACTTGGTATCGCGGTTCTCGATGAAGAACAATTTAAAGCATTGTTGCCACAAGAGCAATAA
- the gatC gene encoding Asp-tRNA(Asn)/Glu-tRNA(Gln) amidotransferase subunit GatC — protein MKITRKDVENVALLSRLEIPESEVETYTGQLNAFLEYADVLTSLNTEGVQPTAHVLPLKNVFRADEVKPSLDRELALSNAPEQENGYFKVPKIMEG, from the coding sequence ATGAAAATTACACGTAAAGACGTTGAAAATGTGGCATTGTTGTCACGCCTTGAAATTCCAGAATCAGAAGTAGAAACGTATACTGGACAGTTAAATGCATTTTTAGAATATGCAGATGTTTTGACGAGTCTGAATACGGAGGGTGTTCAGCCAACTGCTCACGTATTACCATTAAAAAATGTTTTCCGTGCCGACGAAGTAAAACCTTCCCTTGATCGTGAATTGGCATTATCCAATGCACCGGAACAAGAAAATGGTTACTTTAAAGTGCCAAAAATTATGGAAGGTTAG
- the gatA gene encoding Asp-tRNA(Asn)/Glu-tRNA(Gln) amidotransferase subunit GatA, whose product MKLFNKPAHVLHDMLMNKEITAVELTNDLFARMDEVEGEVNAYITQTREAALEKAKAVDEKIARGEEISFLEGIPGAVKDNICTKGVKTTCASKMLENFVPPYNATVVEKLNAASPVILGKANLDEFAMGGSTENSAFYPTRNPWNLDCVPGGSSGGSAAAVAAGTAIWSLGSDTGGSIRQPASFCGLVGLKPTYGRVSRFGLVAFASSLDQIGPITRDVTDCAHVMNIIAGYDKNDSTSIDAEVPDYTKSLKKDVKGLKIGLPKEYFVAGMDADVEKAVRAAIKQLEDLGAEIVEVSMPHTEYAISAYYLIATAEASSNLARYDGVSYGARVEGTDIVDMFKKTRSEKFGQEVKRRIMLGTYALSAGYYDAYYLQALRVRTLVKQDFDKAFEKVDVLVTPIAPTPAYKIGDMVSDPMKMYLQDVCTVPVNLSGVPGISVPCGFSDDGMPIGLQIIGKPLDEETLIRTAYTFEQNNEFHKSIAPLREAKA is encoded by the coding sequence GTGAAGTTATTTAACAAACCAGCACATGTGCTTCATGACATGTTAATGAATAAAGAAATTACAGCGGTAGAACTCACAAATGACCTTTTTGCTCGTATGGACGAAGTGGAAGGTGAAGTGAACGCTTACATAACACAAACAAGAGAAGCCGCGCTTGAAAAAGCAAAAGCTGTCGATGAAAAAATTGCCCGCGGTGAAGAAATTTCCTTCTTAGAAGGGATTCCTGGGGCTGTAAAAGATAATATTTGTACAAAAGGCGTTAAAACGACTTGTGCATCTAAAATGCTAGAAAATTTTGTACCACCTTACAATGCTACGGTTGTTGAAAAATTAAATGCTGCAAGTCCCGTAATCCTCGGTAAAGCGAATCTTGATGAATTCGCCATGGGCGGTTCTACGGAGAATTCTGCTTTTTATCCTACGCGCAATCCTTGGAATCTTGATTGCGTACCAGGTGGTTCCAGTGGTGGTTCCGCTGCTGCAGTTGCTGCGGGGACTGCAATATGGTCACTTGGTTCTGATACGGGCGGATCGATTCGCCAACCAGCGTCTTTCTGTGGTCTTGTTGGGTTGAAACCTACCTATGGCCGCGTTTCTCGTTTTGGTCTTGTTGCCTTTGCATCATCCCTAGATCAAATTGGGCCGATCACCCGCGATGTGACGGACTGTGCACATGTAATGAATATCATCGCCGGTTATGATAAAAACGACTCTACTTCCATTGATGCTGAAGTACCAGACTATACAAAATCTTTAAAGAAAGATGTAAAAGGTTTAAAAATTGGCCTGCCAAAAGAATACTTTGTTGCGGGTATGGACGCGGACGTAGAAAAAGCAGTGCGCGCGGCAATCAAGCAATTAGAAGATCTGGGGGCAGAAATTGTAGAAGTTTCTATGCCGCATACAGAATATGCGATATCCGCTTACTATTTAATTGCGACAGCAGAAGCAAGTTCCAATCTCGCACGTTATGATGGTGTGAGCTATGGTGCACGTGTAGAGGGAACCGATATAGTCGACATGTTTAAGAAAACACGCAGTGAAAAATTTGGACAAGAAGTAAAACGTCGTATTATGCTTGGTACTTATGCATTAAGTGCTGGCTACTATGATGCGTATTATCTGCAAGCATTAAGAGTTCGTACTTTGGTGAAGCAAGATTTTGATAAAGCTTTTGAAAAAGTAGACGTACTTGTTACGCCAATCGCGCCAACGCCAGCCTATAAAATTGGCGATATGGTAAGCGATCCAATGAAAATGTATTTACAAGATGTTTGCACGGTTCCTGTGAATTTATCAGGTGTACCGGGGATTTCTGTACCATGTGGCTTTAGCGATGATGGTATGCCAATTGGTTTGCAGATTATCGGGAAACCACTAGATGAAGAGACTCTAATCCGCACTGCTTATACATTTGAACAAAACAATGAGTTTCACAAGAGCATTGCACCATTGCGGGAGGCTAAAGCATGA